Genomic DNA from Hordeum vulgare subsp. vulgare chromosome 2H, MorexV3_pseudomolecules_assembly, whole genome shotgun sequence:
AGTGTAGACCTAATGTTTTATGGTTAAAAAATAAATGAATGTTGGGTCCCTTAACTAGAAAGGGGTGACTTGGGCTTTTGTTGGTGTTAGACCATTTTATAAATCAATGCTGAGGGATACTAAGAATATTAGTTTCTggcatgataattgctccttgaaaACTCAATTTTGGGATATGTATGATATTTGTGAACAACACAATTACTCTATTTCTCAAGTTTTGGATGGTCAACTGCTCAAACTTCCTTTTAGAATATGCGTGGAGCGGCTGGAGCCTAGTTTTTCTGTGGAAAACGGAATGAACCTTTGGACATTCTATCCTCATTTATTCCCAATTCCATGGTTGATAGACCTGTTTGGAAATTAGAAGACTCTGGAATCTAATGCAGTCGTTTTTTTGGATTAATTTTCAATGCGTCTCTACTCCTTTTTAGGAGATGTTTTGGAGAATTACAGTCACTCCTAGGTTTCTAGTTTTTGGGTGGCTGGCCTTAAACAACAAAATCTTGAATAGAGATAATCTAGTGAAAGAAAAGCATGTTGATGACTTAACTTGTCTCTTTTGTGGTGAACTGGAATCAGTGCATCATTTGTTCTTCCATTGTGTTATTGCAAACGAACTTTGGAAGTGTATCACAGAAATCTTCAAGTTCGATGTGCCTCATGATATGACTGAAATATATACTTTTGTTGTACAAAAATAGTAAGAACTCTGGAGTTAATATGGTCTGCATTGCTACCTTGTGGAGCTTGTGGACAATGCATAACGATGTTTGTTTTCCGGCCTTGGCTTCGAACAGGGCACTCATGGGAAGAGTAAGCATGATGCTTCATCAATGGAAGATCATGTGCGCTGATTCCCAGTGTTGATGAGTGCTTGCTGCTTCTAGATCGAAGAAGAGGAGAGCTGCTGAGAATTATGTGGAGTTAATCGGCCTTGTGGACCAGGTGAATAAGCAGCGTGGAGCCTACCGGAGAGCTGATTCCAGCTGATCGTTGGCTGATGATTTGTAATAGGTTAGACCTGCCCGTTTTTTCTCTTTGTCCATCTGATGATACTGTTTGCTTCTATCTGTTGTCGTAGAAGTAGACCTTTGCTTGTTCTTTTTCTGGCTCAGCTACTGTGATATGGTGTGCTTTTGCTTGCCTCATTCATAAAATGAAGCAGGGGAACCCTTCGATATTTTTTACactctccgtcccaaaataagtgtcgcagaTTTAATACTGTGTTAGTATAATTTTTATactacctccgtcacagtttagaaggcacgcACGTGTAGTTAGATCGTCAATTtgatttatataaaatatattatttaatataaaaataatatcatcaaaaaatagaacatctaaagttttgaataatatattttttgtaatatatgtttaTCATTGGTCAAATTAACAACCTAGGTACACGCGTCGGAATTATAAAGTGAGCTGGAGGGAGTACTAGGTCAtcgacacttattttaggacagagggagtatttatttCGGCAGGGTCCAAGTTTCGGAATCAGAGATTGTAAACCCCGGTACTCGCATACGTATATTTTTATTTCCAGCACACAGGTTACATGTTCCTACAAAGGCACACGGGTATATACTAAGTCACATATGGACAGTACAACACATGCATAATCGCACACGTAGGTGCTTATTCGTATATGACGTCTATACATATATTTGTGGTGCAGAGCCACGAATTTATCCGCCCAGAATATGAAGAATATTACCGATGAAGATGGCTAACTAGAAGTCGACAACCTTGAAGTGGTCGCGGTTCTTGACGACGACGTCGTACATGTGGGTGGAGCGGAGCCTGGAGAAGTCCCGGGGAACGGAGATGAGGTCGACGCCGCCGCGCTTGTGGAGCTGCACGATGGCGCGGTCCTCGTAGTAGCGCTCCCACCCCAGCGACCCGAGCCGCCGCTCCAACGCCTCCAGCGACTGCATCCTCTCGTTCGCCGGCACGTACATCAGCGCCTTCCGGCTCGTCGCCTCCTGCTCCAGCTCCATCACCCCGTTCTTGAACACCCACACGCCCCCCGCCGCcatgtttcttcttcctcttactcTCCTTATTGCTAGCAGCTAGCTGCTCGATCGGTCGGTCTTTGCTAGTGTTGTACTAGTTGCTGCAGGCTGGTTATCTTCTGCTGGTGATGGTGTGCGGGTGATGTGTTTATATAGGCGGATGGGAGCCAACTCTGGCGATCACTGCTTGTTCAAGATGCACTGAGAGGATGCGATGAAAAGCGACGCATAGACCGATAGAGACTTGTTTCTTATGTTTTGGTGTAATTCCTTCATGTTTCGATATTCGACGACAGCAACATACATTCGTCTATACATCTGCTCAGAAGTGTGTGCTTAGTATTATTCTCCCCAACTCTTCTTAGATTACACGTAATTAACCGAGTAATTCCTCCATCTGGCTTTACTAGTATACTCACCAAAATCTTGAGCTTATAATTGGCCAGAAGTTTAAATAATATTATCTGAGTAATAAGCTAACAAGAAAGTCTATTAGTGTTAGATTCAACAGAAGATTTCCATAAAATTGTTAAACTTTGTTGTTGAGACAATTAAAATTTGTGTTTAATTGATCTGAAATCCTTTATCTTTGATTTGTGGAATCCTCGGGTTTAGACATACGTTTTATGCTTGTTTGATTAATAGCAAGAAAATCGCCGAAATCATGGTAAGAATATATAGATTGGATTTTGAGAAGAAGATAGCATTTGTTTGAGGAAATAAGAATTCACATAGCTGAAGCTGAAGCATATATTTTCAAAGTAACATAGGAGTTACCTTTTTCTCTGCAACAAGATGCTTAGTTTGTTGTTGGACTTCCTCACGACATTCTTCATTAATTAATTTATATGAGTCATTTATCTCACTTTTGTGGTCTCTATATATTCTCTATGCCTCGTATTATACATTACAGGCCGTCGTACATATACAATGTATATGTACGACGACATGTAATATACAATACGAGGTGGGTATGCGTTTCTGCTTCTACGTTTTGTGAAGTGacggaccgggggggggggggggtgtacaacgggggtgggggtgggggggtcTACCAAAGCAAAAGTGATTCTCTATACCATTCCTAAAATGCATAAATCTAAAATGACTTAAACACAATAACTATGCCCAGTATTGTTTTGACTCAAGGGTTTGTCTATTAAGTCAGCCCCAGATTAAGATTAAAGACCCACCACAAGCAAAGAACAATAAATCTAAGGGTGATGACCAACCATCTGCAAAAGGAGTAACATAGCAAAGCAGAGAAGAGAAGCAGGAAGAaagataaaaaagaaagaaagagagtGTAGATTCCCTGTAACAGAATCTTTTGAATATCACAAAGTATTAGTTCTTCTTTAGGAATGCTTTCTCAattcattttcatttcatttctACCCCTGGAAATCTTGAACTTCCGTCGAAATGGTCTCCAAGGAGATCTAGAAATAAACAAAAACCTGTAATAGTAGATGAATTAGAAAACTCAATTGTTCTTGATGTGATTGGGTACCATTTGTACTACGTGGAAGATCTAGTGGCCAAGGGCCGTGGTACCATTTGTACTATTCTTCATCAATATTGGTCAGCATCTGATGTCCCATTTTGGTAACATAACTTCATATTCCTTATGTGTATGTGCACTCCTAGTCACCCTCTTCGATGTCCGCAAAGAAATTTATCGTTATATCGTCGTAGCACTTCCACCCACCCACAGTCACCACCTCTACTACCTATTCATGGCGGCGGTGATCAACGGAGCCATGATGGCTCCTCCTGTCTGCATTTGTTGCATCAAATCTACGACCTCACTTTATTTTTGCCTGACCCTTCAATCACGGCTACCACCTCACTGGTGAGATCAAGTTCTTAGGTCAAATTGTGCTCCTTCGCAGATCGtgtgtcctcatcatcctttttgtgtTTGCTCGATTAAATTCGAATTTATTCAGAAGGGAGCTGGTAGATAATTGTTTATTCGCCATGTTAGACTGACTAGTGGGCAAGGTCAATAAAAAATAAATCAAACTACTTTAAATGAGAAATTTAGGTGTGTTGATCCAACTTACCCCAAAAGTTGTGGTTATGCAAAAAACATACCATAAGTTATGGTTTATAAATATTTGTGGCTTTATGATATCCACTTGGCAATAATAGTGCCACTAGATTTGATCTTAAAGGGTTGCCCCAAGCAAAACAAACATGAATGTTGACGGCCCCACGACCAAGCCAAAGTATCCGACCGAGAAATGAAACGTAGCTGCCCATGTTTTAAAAATAACAAAACAGTAGAGCTCATGGATACAATTTTGGCAGAATAATCGACAAAATAGACCTAGCCTATTACACCAGACGGAGTGCCGGTTGATGTTGTCTCTTATGTACAGTCGACGTTGTTCATCCGTCCCATCCGTAGACAGGATCAACTAGAAAATTCTTAGAAGTTCGCTTCTTCGCCGATCCAAGAGGAGCAAGCATTTCTGCATCAGCACCGACTCAGAGCCGTTGCACACGATCTTACATTGATGTTGCAGGATGCTTGCTCTTCTCAGCAGGACCCCGACATCTTTCCGCTCCCACCTCCGAAAATAAATGTCATTACACATGTGTCTATCGTAGTTATTCATGTTATGCACCATGTTTGTTGATGACTTTGGCCTCATTGCCATCTATCCATTTTAACAAAAATGATTGTGTGCATCATAACGATGTAGAAGCCGAGGATTTCAACCTCTTTTTTTGAGAAAAGAAAACAAGCTCCACAAGGCAAGACATGCTATATTAATCACAACAAACTTAGCACTTTGAAACCAAAGCTTAGGTAAGCCAAACATAGATTTCAGTGGAACAAATTCAAACACTTTAGATATACATTTCTAGATTTTCTTAGCAACAACTCAACTAAAAGGAAGTGATGTACTGATTACAATTCATCACAAAACATACAAGTTAAGTCATGAACGTGTTGCCTCTTAAGAAGATCATCTCTAGTAAAGATTTTATTATGAAAAGTCAGCCAAAGGGAAACAAGAAATTTTGCATGGACTGGGATTTCCAAAAATTCTCCCAGATTGTagcagaccccccccccccccagcaaaAAAACTAATCAACTTGTAATAGGATCGAACATAATACTTTTTTTCAAACCATGCAGAAGAGTTGGATGTATATTCATAGAAGACAACACATTTCCGAACAGGCTTCCGCCCCGCTTATATTTAAAGCAATaacacagtacattacataatggaATCATATAATGTGATGACAAGGCCTTCTTACAAAGCCGATCGAGAGATATAACAAGAAGCCTAGAGCTAGCCTAACACCTCGCCTAGTTCCGACCGACGACATTAATGCTCCATAACGAAGCTCCTAGGATGGTGATGGCGTGAAGTGTCATCACAACCGAGTCTGAACCCACATACACGGGTTTTCTCCTGGAGCCATGGCCCATTAACCAGACCCATGAATACACCTTCAAGAATAGAACGACACCCACGGGATCCGCCATCACTGACGCCCAACGCGAATATTTCGCTTGGAAACTCGCCAATACCACCAGGAGGTGACCTGACCATCACCATAACGAGAGTCTGCCCAATCCTACTAGATATAGGACCCAACAAAGGAGCCCAGAGCCTTCCGCCACTACACCCTTGTCGCCCATACAGTCAAGAGGTGaaggcatcaccaccaccgcagAGCCTGTCAGAAAGCCAACCGTGGATCCTGCCATCCGAGGCACCATCCCAGCATCCTCAGACGAACTCAGCATCGATGCCGAAAGACGTGTCCAACACCCTAACCAAGCCATGAGCCTCCATCTCGACAAGAACAGAGGGGCCCCGAAACAGACACAAGGGCGAGAAAGTAGCCCCGGCAAGAGGACCAGTTCAATTCCTACACCGACGGCCAGCCCGCGTCGCTAGCCAGCTGCCAAGTAGCGTTACCGGGAGAGGAGGGCATAGCCCCCATCAGATTCGTACACTTCGGATCCAGATAGGGGACCTCCATCGCGAGCAGCACCTCCGGCCACCTCGTGGTAGCCAAAACCTCTGTCCGCCAAGCATGCTGCTCCATCGGCTCCCTTCGACTCGCTTCGTCCCCTTAGCACCAACGTCGAGGGCCACCCCTCCAACCTACAACAACATGGCGCCCCATGCACGCAATCAAAGAGCGTCACCGTCATGTGACATCATGCGGCAagcgccaccaccaccacgccgcaacCGCCCCTACCCAGGAGCATGGAGGAGGCTGCCGACCGTGGCCTAAGCCGGCCCACAGCCCCTGCAAACCCGACGGCAGCCTCGGACCTCGCCACTACACACATCCCGAAGCCGCCATGGTCCGCTCCGCCGCCACAGTCACCCCGCTGCTGCTACCTCTA
This window encodes:
- the LOC123429477 gene encoding flowering-promoting factor 1-like protein 5, which encodes MAAGGVWVFKNGVMELEQEATSRKALMYVPANERMQSLEALERRLGSLGWERYYEDRAIVQLHKRGGVDLISVPRDFSRLRSTHMYDVVVKNRDHFKVVDF